The following are encoded together in the Lusitaniella coriacea LEGE 07157 genome:
- a CDS encoding phosphoglycerate kinase produces MSKKTVANLSESDLSGKRVLVRVDFNVPLDDAGNITDDTRIRAALPTIQDLIKKGAKVVLSSHMGRPKGQRNEKYSLAPTAKRLSELLGQEVVMCDDCVGDSVTAAINGMGNGQVALLENVRFYAGEEKNDPEFAKKLAANADLYVNDAFGTAHRAHASTEGVTKYLSPSVAGYLIEKELNYLQNAVDNPQRPLAAIIGGSKVSSKIGVIETLLDKCDKLLIGGGMIFTFYKARGLNVGKSLVEEDKLELAKSLEAKAKEKGVAFLLPTDIVVADNFAPDAKSQTVSVENIPDGWMGLDIGPDSVKTFQDALGDCKCAIWNGPMGVFEFDKFAAGTEAIANTLADLTPKGTISIIGGGDSVAAVEKVGVADKMSHISTGGGASLELLEGKTLPGIVALDDA; encoded by the coding sequence GTGTCCAAGAAAACTGTAGCAAATTTATCAGAATCCGATCTATCAGGAAAACGAGTTTTAGTTCGAGTTGATTTTAATGTGCCGTTGGACGACGCAGGCAACATCACGGATGATACCCGGATTCGGGCAGCATTGCCGACGATTCAAGATTTAATTAAGAAGGGCGCAAAAGTCGTTCTCTCCAGCCACATGGGTCGTCCAAAGGGTCAGCGCAACGAAAAATACAGCCTTGCACCCACCGCAAAGCGCCTCTCTGAGCTACTCGGACAAGAAGTTGTCATGTGCGACGATTGTGTTGGCGACTCCGTTACTGCTGCAATTAATGGCATGGGGAACGGTCAAGTTGCCCTACTCGAAAATGTCCGCTTCTATGCAGGGGAAGAGAAGAATGACCCTGAATTTGCCAAGAAGTTGGCAGCGAATGCAGATTTATACGTCAATGATGCCTTCGGAACCGCTCACCGCGCCCATGCGTCCACAGAAGGCGTAACTAAATATCTTAGCCCCAGTGTGGCGGGATATTTGATTGAAAAAGAACTCAATTATTTACAAAATGCGGTCGATAATCCCCAGCGTCCCCTGGCTGCAATTATTGGCGGTTCAAAGGTTTCCAGCAAAATTGGGGTCATTGAAACTCTGTTGGATAAGTGCGATAAGCTGCTGATTGGCGGCGGCATGATCTTCACCTTCTACAAAGCGCGGGGCTTGAACGTTGGGAAGTCTTTAGTGGAAGAAGATAAGCTGGAATTGGCGAAGTCTTTGGAAGCGAAAGCCAAAGAAAAAGGCGTGGCATTCTTACTTCCCACCGATATCGTCGTTGCGGATAACTTTGCTCCCGATGCAAAATCCCAAACCGTCAGCGTGGAGAATATTCCCGATGGTTGGATGGGGTTAGATATTGGCCCTGATTCCGTCAAAACCTTCCAGGATGCTTTAGGGGATTGCAAGTGTGCGATTTGGAATGGTCCAATGGGCGTATTTGAGTTTGATAAGTTTGCGGCGGGAACCGAAGCGATCGCGAACACCCTTGCCGATCTTACTCCAAAAGGCACCATCTCTATCATTGGCGGTGGTGACTCCGTTGCAGCCGTGGAAAAAGTCGGCGTTGCTGACAAAATGAGTCACATTTCCACCGGAGGCGGTGCGAGTTTGGAATTGCTCGAAGGGAAAACCTTACCGGGTATTGTGGCGTTAGATGATGCTTAA
- a CDS encoding type II toxin-antitoxin system RelE family toxin produces the protein MKVEFRKSFEKDIRKIRDGDLLAKIKAVLEEVENAEILLDVNNTKKLKADGNYYRIRVGNYRVGFTEDEDVITFVRVLHRKEIYRYFP, from the coding sequence GTGAAAGTCGAGTTTAGGAAAAGCTTTGAAAAGGATATTAGAAAAATCCGAGATGGCGATTTGCTAGCAAAAATTAAAGCCGTGCTTGAAGAAGTTGAGAACGCAGAAATTTTACTAGATGTAAACAATACCAAAAAACTCAAAGCAGATGGAAATTACTATCGTATTCGAGTTGGCAACTATCGAGTTGGCTTTACCGAAGATGAAGATGTAATCACCTTCGTGCGTGTACTGCATCGCAAGGAAATATATCGATATTTCCCGTAG